One Pirellulales bacterium genomic window, AAAGCGAAAATCGGCCCGCACGACTCGCACGCTCCCTCTCCCTCCGCGCCCCGCGAGCGGGCGCCCCGGGGCGGGGTGAGGGCCTTGGCGTCGCTTTCGATTCGATTCCCGCCACACCGCCCCACTGCACAGCGAAACCATCGCCCGAAACGGTGTACCGCGTCGGCAGAGAACCGCGGTGCGATGCGCGTGCAGCAATGGGCGCCTGCGCAGCCGCCTGCGTCTGTGTTTTCATCGGGAACCCGCGCTGAGCCAGCCTATCCAGCGCCGCGGGCCGAGCAAAACGGCCGCCGACCGCACGGGCCGGCTTGCCGGCTCCTCGGCACTCCGACTATAGTATGGGCGTTTTGAACTGCTGCGGAATGACCACGTTGCTCGCCCTATCCTTCGAACACGGTCGCGGTCATGGGACTCGCTGCTCCTTGTTCGTGCGGCTCTTTCATCCGCTACTCTCCTCCGGTTTTCACCGGCGCTTTCCCCTCTTTGCCCCTTTATTTGCTTGACTGGCGCAGTCCAGTTTAGTTAACCCTTGATAGGGGCTGCCACTATCGGCCGCCAATAGCGTCTGATAGACTTTTTGCGTAAACGATCTGCACCGTCGAGCGGCGCGATCATCGCAGGAAGCCCAGAGGCACGAGAAAAACCAGTTACTCGCCATGCCTCGCATTTTCGACAATATCGAGACGTCGATGCTGCCCGCGCTCCGCGAAACCCTCGCCGTTGCCGAGCGTGCCGACTTCTGCGTCGGCTACTTCAATCTCCGCGGGTGGCGGCAAATCGTTTATTCGATAAGTGTTGGATCTTGAGTCATGCCGCCTCGACTCAAACCTCGCTTCTCGGCCTACCAGTTCTCCCTCCGGCTCCGCGGCCTTCGCCCCGCCATCTGGCGCCGCGTCCGGGTGAAGGACTGCATTCTGCTTGACTTGGATCAGATTATTCTAGCGACCTTGGGCTTCGAGGGCGAGCAGAGTTTCCGCTTTTCCCCTCTTCCTGCCCAGCTACCCGGACGGCGACGAACACCGCCGATCTGCTGGCGCGGTTCGAGCTGCCGGCGTACAACTTCGAGACGCACGTGCCCGCCTATTTGACCAAGGCCCGCGTGCTGGAGGCGTTCTGCGCCTTTCGCGATTTCATCACCGAGGACCATCCTCAACCTGGCGTCGTCGAGTTGGCAATCGGCGCGGGCCTTAGAGCCATGGCGAAGCCCGGCTGAGCTTCCCAAGCCACGGCTCAGTCGTCCCAGACGCAGATGAAGGGGTGGGCGGTGGTTTCGGCCTCGTCGTACCACTCCGATTTGATCTTGCCCTGCTCGAAAACGACCAACAGGGAGGCCACGTCCTGGCCGCCGCCCGCGTTGTCCGGGTCGCCGGGGTGCCAATTGGCAAAGCCGGAGGCCACGGCCGAACCGTCCGGCCAGCGAAAATCGCCTTCGATCAATTGATCGGTGCAGCCCAGCCAACACCAGCGGCGCTCGCTGCCGCCGGTGGCCGACGCCAACAAACTCACCAGGGCCTCATTTTCTTGCAGAGTCTTGACGATCGGCAGCGACCCGCCCATGGCGCCGCAAGCGAAGGCGGCCCTGGCCCAGGTGGCCGGCGAGTCATAGAGTTTGTACCAGCGGTCGCCGATCCGCCGGGCGTCGAGCGGATGCCGCGGGCGGAAGGCGTCCGACGCGGTCTTTCGCTGCCGGCCCAGCGATTTGGCCCGGTTCTCAAGCGTGGCCTTGGTCTTGGCTGAAACGTTCCGCGGCGCCAGGCGATACCAGCGAGCGGCGCGCTCCAGGCACCACCACTTCAGCGGCGCTTCCGCCTTGGCCGAAAGGCCCCACCACCGTTCGCCGACCGCGACCGGTTCGTCGGCCCCTTCCGCTTTCGCCTCCTGAGCGGCCAGCCCGGCCCAGTCGGCCTCGCCGCATTTCCCGAAGTGATCCGCCGCCGCCGGCCAATCCCCCCGAACGACCGCCAAGTACAGCCCCGCGGCCCGATGATCGTCTTGCGAGTCGGGCGACGCGGCCAGCGCGGCCAACGCTTTTTGTCCGGCCGCGGTTTGAGCGCGCCACAAGCCGATTTCCACGCCACGAATCTTCAGCTCTTTGAGCACCTCGGCGGGCAACGATTTCATGGCCGAGCCGGCCGAAACCAGCGCCTCGGCCAAGGCGAACTCTTCGAGCGCCACCGCCACCTCGATCTGGCGAAGCAGTTCAATGCCGATGGCCTTTCTGGCGGCAGGATTCTTGGCGCTCTTCAGTACGGTCGACAGCCATTTCGCGTTCCACGATTCGAGATCCGCGTCGAAGTTGCGGGCCAGATCGGCTGCCGCCTGACAGGCCAGCGCCAGGTCGCCTTCCGCGGCGGCCTGCTGGACCGCGGCGTCGAGCAGCACCCAATGCCGCGCCGGATCGTCGACGTTTTGCGCCGCTTCGCGCCACAGCTTGTGGGCCGGCGACGGCTTCTCGCCCGGCTTGACACGCTGGCTGCGCAGCGACGAGACCATCGACTCAACGGCCTGGCGGGCCGAGTCCAACGCGTCCGACGCGGGCCGAGGCGGTTTGTGCCAATCGAGGGGCGCCACGTCGAAGCGATGCACGCGAAATGCCGACGTGGCGATCGAACGCGCGAAGAAGGCCGCGGGATCTTTGGCGCCCTCGAAAAAGGGAACCCGGTTCAGCGGGCCTTCGTAATGAACCAGTTCGCGGCCATCGACCTCGACGGCCAGGTGCAACACCTCGCCGCCGGACACACGGCACGTCACGGTGTGCAGCCGCCAGGGCGTCAACAGCACGCGGTCGGGCATATTCGCATTGGCCTGAAGCGAAACAAGCTCCGACGTGCCGGTCAATTCGTCCAGCGAGGCGAGCGCCCGGCTCCGGCCGACCGGCAGGCCAAGGTCGAATTGATCGCTGCCCGAAATGCGCTCGACGACCGCCGTCAGCGTATACTCGCTCGGCCGTTCGTGCGAGAAGCCGACGCACGACCCAGCCTTGTCCGTCGTGGCGTCGAGAACCAGGCGACCGTGATCGGCGTGGACTGCGCCGCTGGCGGCATCGCGCGCGACGTCCGCCTGGGCCAGCAAATTGGCAACCCCGTAGGCGGGCAAGCGTGCGCTCGGCGGCCCGAGGTCGAGGCGGACAAGGTGAAACTTCGACCTGATTCGCAGACCCAATCGGTGGGTGGCGTCGACCAGCTTCGATTCCAGCGGCGGCGCACCCGGCTGGTCGGTCCAATCGAGCGCCGTTTGCCCCTCGAAGGCCACGTGTACCCGGTGCTTGCGCACCGCGCAGACGATCGTCAGGGGGCCGTCGGGCAGCGTCATTGCCCGTTGCACCGGCCAGTTCGGCTGGCTCACTGCCAGCGACCATCCGGCCGTGGATGTGCGGAACATCGAGACGGTGGTCGCCCGGTCCTGAACGGGCAGACCGAAGTCGCACTCGCCTTCCAGCTTCAGGTCGTCGATGACGGCCGTCAGGTCATATTCGTCGGGCGGTACGACGTCGAACCACAGCACGGCGTCTCCCGAGAGGCCCTTCTCGCCCGGCGTGGGCGCGCCGACGGCGGCGGTGGCGTCGATCTTTTTCAGCAAGTCGAGCGGACCGGAAAGCGGATCGATCTTGAGGGGTGTCCCTTGCGCCGGTGTCGCTGGAGCGGCAGGATTGGCAGGCGGCGCCGATGGTTGGGGTTCCGGCGAGCTCGGTTTCGCTTTCGACGCGAATAGATCGCCCAACCAGTTTTCGTCGCTCGCGGTTGGCGGTCCAGACGAAGTTGTTCTCGACGGGGGCGCGGTGCTGCCGTAAGGGTTTGCAGCCGTCTTCTCGGCGACGGTCGGGGGGATTTCGCCGAGTGGGCGTTGCGTGCGATTCTTCTGGCTCGCTGACGGCGCGTCGGACGGGCCCGCCTTGGCGAGGCTCTGCTTTTCGCCGAGGTCCGGCCCGCGCTTCGACATCAGTAAGCCGAGCACCACGAACACGACCGCCACGCCGGCCGCGGCGGCGCCCCAGATCACCGGCACCGGAGGCTTTTTGGCAACGCGCCCGCGGCCGCTTCCCGACCCCGGCTCGGTCCGCAGCGTCTTGGAACTGTCCGGCGACGGCGTGTCGGAGCTGCTGCCGCCGGTCACGGCGGAGCCGATGCCCGAGCTGCCCGCCATGCGCTGCAAAAAGCTGTCTAAACCGTCGTCCTCCGTTCGAGGTATTTCCAGATTCGTGACGGCGGAGTC contains:
- a CDS encoding protein kinase: MNTRQFLDGLADPGILTIEELAKLRRNLSPEQLAAPPNALARELIRRQKLTRFQAGQIFQGRGRTLVFGDYLVLDKLGEGGMGQVFKAEHRRMKRIVALKVLPPQATHSKGLVERFYKEVELAARLCHPNIVTAYDAGESHGLHYMAMEYVDGCDLSSHIKASGPLSVEQAMNCVVQAARGLEFAHAEGIIHRDVKPSNLIVNSRGVVKLLDLGLARIEQSFAAPVAAGQAELTTSGQVLGTVDYMAPEQSYDSRTADHRSDIYSLGCTLYRLLIGSPPYVGETMLQKLLAHREQPVPSLREARGDVPPALNELYRRMMAKSPDERPQSMREVIVALEALLSGAADDDSAVTNLEIPRTEDDGLDSFLQRMAGSSGIGSAVTGGSSSDTPSPDSSKTLRTEPGSGSGRGRVAKKPPVPVIWGAAAAGVAVVFVVLGLLMSKRGPDLGEKQSLAKAGPSDAPSASQKNRTQRPLGEIPPTVAEKTAANPYGSTAPPSRTTSSGPPTASDENWLGDLFASKAKPSSPEPQPSAPPANPAAPATPAQGTPLKIDPLSGPLDLLKKIDATAAVGAPTPGEKGLSGDAVLWFDVVPPDEYDLTAVIDDLKLEGECDFGLPVQDRATTVSMFRTSTAGWSLAVSQPNWPVQRAMTLPDGPLTIVCAVRKHRVHVAFEGQTALDWTDQPGAPPLESKLVDATHRLGLRIRSKFHLVRLDLGPPSARLPAYGVANLLAQADVARDAASGAVHADHGRLVLDATTDKAGSCVGFSHERPSEYTLTAVVERISGSDQFDLGLPVGRSRALASLDELTGTSELVSLQANANMPDRVLLTPWRLHTVTCRVSGGEVLHLAVEVDGRELVHYEGPLNRVPFFEGAKDPAAFFARSIATSAFRVHRFDVAPLDWHKPPRPASDALDSARQAVESMVSSLRSQRVKPGEKPSPAHKLWREAAQNVDDPARHWVLLDAAVQQAAAEGDLALACQAAADLARNFDADLESWNAKWLSTVLKSAKNPAARKAIGIELLRQIEVAVALEEFALAEALVSAGSAMKSLPAEVLKELKIRGVEIGLWRAQTAAGQKALAALAASPDSQDDHRAAGLYLAVVRGDWPAAADHFGKCGEADWAGLAAQEAKAEGADEPVAVGERWWGLSAKAEAPLKWWCLERAARWYRLAPRNVSAKTKATLENRAKSLGRQRKTASDAFRPRHPLDARRIGDRWYKLYDSPATWARAAFACGAMGGSLPIVKTLQENEALVSLLASATGGSERRWCWLGCTDQLIEGDFRWPDGSAVASGFANWHPGDPDNAGGGQDVASLLVVFEQGKIKSEWYDEAETTAHPFICVWDD